The following proteins come from a genomic window of Roseofilum capinflatum BLCC-M114:
- a CDS encoding tetratricopeptide repeat protein, whose protein sequence is MDITVQLNQIIGAIQGGKLQEAANLCGQILQQNPQNGQVWHLLGVTCYSAGDIEKAIAAYQNALKIDPNQPQTHNNLATALAQSDRPTIAIEHYQQAIALAPDYTESYYNLAKTYKTLGNLDLALENYQEALKLNPDYTQARQNLGNLYLEQGDYESAILELKQVIDRVRDHAGVHYSLAFCYHQQNQRKEAISHYQKALELNPEYTQIHAHLASLLHQENQIEQAIPHYESALIHDPNSPKLHHDLAVALSDRKQLDRALKHYYRSLELEPNSPEAHNNLGVTLSQQEKVEEAIAEYHRSLELNPHYADAYNNLAVALDKIGDYDGAIAAYKTCIALKPDYAEAHTNLGIALLLAGDFSNGWAEYEWRYQWQTSGHHKPVYQPRWNGSPFIRRTLLLYCEQGFGDSIQFLRYLPLVQERGGEVILECPRLLIALFADFVAEHSADGYKPVRLVPRDQPLPDYDIWAPLMSLPYILGTTLDTIPAPIPYLRAPVREGLEQVDGAIAKSDKFKVGLAWGGNPNHGNDRQRSCKFADLLPLLAIEGIDFYSLQKGDRAQELEGVENITNLDPIIQDFADTATLIDQLDLIITVDTSLVHLAGAMGKPTWLLLSFVPDWRWMLDRSDSPWYPTVRIFRQPARSDWHSVITTVKTQLVTRRGRFTQDLEDQPKLKLTRPTITQNTQLIPSSVSAGAGSRRSGWDSEVMGEPAPTDPNITQNGIGIAWQLGNHTGWGIYGLNLALQLMKNPETYPHLLVPPGNIQNLHPLHQIALRQVFAEAKERGPLPKVSPNIPIFHGLGHGFRKSPLMERLQGNSAVGIVFFEDTDLDKEAIANAQTCDRLIAGCHWNAQLLTSAGLGNVETVLQGIDPTLFHPAPKLGIWGKDRFVIFAGGKLEYRKGQDQIVAAFKAFHQRHPDALLVTAWHNGWPSLMLGLDTTGNVTGLPQVSQNGGLQMMPWLQKNGISKEAAIALGPTPNHLLPPILREADVAIFTSRAEGGTNLAAMECLACGIPTLLSANTGHLDLLNRGAGYPLKSQSPVPSHPHFRGTEGWGNSDIDEIVETLEWIYQNRTQAKKQGKQFAKIMQSLTWKNQIQKLL, encoded by the coding sequence GTGGATATTACCGTACAACTGAATCAGATTATTGGCGCTATTCAGGGGGGAAAACTCCAGGAAGCGGCGAACCTTTGCGGGCAGATCCTCCAGCAAAATCCCCAAAATGGGCAGGTTTGGCATCTGTTGGGGGTGACTTGCTATAGTGCGGGGGATATCGAAAAGGCGATCGCCGCATATCAAAACGCTCTCAAGATTGACCCCAATCAACCGCAAACCCATAATAATCTAGCCACTGCCCTAGCTCAAAGCGATCGCCCCACGATCGCGATCGAGCATTATCAACAGGCGATCGCCCTTGCGCCTGACTATACGGAAAGTTACTATAATCTGGCTAAAACCTACAAAACTCTGGGTAATCTGGATTTAGCTCTTGAGAATTACCAAGAAGCCTTAAAACTCAACCCTGACTATACCCAAGCACGGCAAAATTTAGGCAATCTCTATCTGGAACAGGGAGATTATGAAAGCGCTATTCTTGAGTTAAAACAGGTCATCGATCGCGTTCGCGATCATGCTGGAGTTCACTATAGCCTCGCCTTCTGTTACCATCAACAAAACCAACGGAAAGAGGCGATTTCCCATTACCAAAAAGCGCTAGAACTCAATCCTGAATATACCCAAATTCATGCTCATCTTGCCTCCCTGCTGCACCAAGAAAACCAGATCGAGCAGGCGATTCCCCACTATGAAAGCGCTCTGATTCACGATCCCAACTCGCCCAAATTGCACCACGATCTCGCGGTTGCTCTGAGCGATCGCAAACAACTCGACAGGGCACTAAAACATTATTATCGCTCCTTAGAACTCGAACCCAACTCACCGGAAGCCCACAATAATTTAGGGGTAACCCTGAGTCAACAGGAAAAAGTGGAAGAGGCGATCGCCGAATATCACAGATCCCTAGAACTGAACCCCCATTATGCCGATGCGTATAATAATCTCGCGGTTGCTCTGGATAAAATAGGAGACTATGATGGGGCGATCGCAGCTTATAAAACCTGTATTGCCCTCAAACCCGACTATGCCGAAGCTCATACGAACCTAGGTATAGCGCTCTTACTTGCGGGAGATTTTAGCAACGGTTGGGCAGAATACGAATGGCGCTATCAATGGCAAACTTCTGGCCATCATAAACCGGTTTATCAGCCCCGATGGAATGGCTCCCCATTTATAAGACGAACGTTACTCCTCTATTGTGAACAAGGATTTGGAGACTCGATCCAATTTTTGCGCTATTTGCCTCTGGTGCAAGAGCGCGGGGGAGAAGTGATCCTCGAATGTCCCCGACTGCTGATCGCATTGTTTGCAGATTTTGTAGCGGAACATAGCGCCGATGGGTATAAACCCGTTAGGTTAGTGCCACGGGATCAACCTTTACCGGACTATGATATCTGGGCCCCATTGATGAGTTTGCCCTATATTTTAGGAACGACTTTAGATACGATTCCCGCGCCTATTCCTTATCTTCGCGCTCCGGTTAGGGAGGGTTTAGAACAGGTTGATGGGGCGATCGCCAAATCGGATAAATTCAAGGTGGGGTTAGCCTGGGGAGGGAATCCTAACCATGGCAACGATCGCCAACGCTCCTGTAAATTCGCCGATCTTCTGCCCTTGTTAGCCATCGAAGGAATCGACTTTTACAGCTTGCAGAAAGGCGATCGCGCCCAAGAACTAGAAGGCGTAGAAAACATCACCAACCTCGACCCCATTATCCAGGACTTTGCCGACACCGCCACCCTAATCGATCAACTCGACTTAATTATTACCGTCGATACCTCCCTCGTGCATCTTGCCGGAGCCATGGGTAAACCCACCTGGCTGTTACTCTCCTTCGTTCCCGACTGGCGCTGGATGCTCGATCGCTCCGACAGCCCTTGGTATCCCACCGTCCGCATCTTCCGCCAACCCGCACGCAGCGACTGGCATTCTGTCATCACTACCGTCAAAACCCAATTAGTCACCCGTAGGGGCAGGTTCACCCAAGATTTAGAAGATCAACCCAAATTGAAGTTAACCCGCCCCACCATCACCCAGAACACACAATTAATCCCCTCCAGCGTAAGCGCGGGGGCGGGTTCACGGAGATCTGGGTGGGATAGCGAGGTTATGGGTGAACCCGCCCCTACCGACCCAAATATTACCCAAAATGGTATCGGAATTGCTTGGCAACTCGGCAACCACACGGGGTGGGGAATCTACGGACTCAATCTAGCCTTGCAACTGATGAAAAACCCAGAAACTTATCCCCACTTACTGGTTCCCCCTGGTAATATTCAGAACTTGCACCCCTTGCATCAAATCGCCTTGCGTCAAGTGTTTGCCGAAGCCAAAGAAAGGGGCCCCTTACCCAAAGTCAGCCCCAATATTCCCATCTTCCATGGTTTAGGTCATGGGTTTAGAAAATCACCGTTAATGGAGCGTTTACAGGGTAATTCTGCGGTAGGGATTGTGTTTTTTGAAGATACGGATTTAGACAAGGAGGCGATCGCCAACGCCCAAACCTGCGATCGCCTAATTGCCGGTTGCCATTGGAACGCCCAACTCCTGACCAGCGCTGGACTCGGCAACGTTGAAACCGTCCTACAAGGCATCGATCCCACCCTCTTTCACCCTGCCCCTAAACTAGGAATTTGGGGAAAAGACCGCTTTGTTATCTTTGCTGGCGGTAAACTCGAATACCGCAAAGGTCAAGATCAGATTGTGGCTGCCTTCAAAGCCTTTCACCAGCGCCATCCGGATGCATTGCTCGTCACCGCTTGGCATAATGGCTGGCCCAGTTTAATGCTCGGCTTAGACACCACCGGCAATGTTACGGGATTACCCCAAGTGAGCCAGAATGGAGGGTTACAGATGATGCCATGGTTGCAGAAAAATGGGATTTCAAAAGAGGCGGCGATCGCCCTCGGCCCCACCCCCAACCACCTGCTTCCCCCAATTCTCCGGGAAGCCGACGTAGCCATCTTTACCAGTCGTGCCGAAGGCGGAACCAACCTAGCCGCCATGGAATGTTTAGCCTGTGGCATTCCCACCCTTCTCTCTGCCAATACCGGCCATTTAGACCTACTCAACCGAGGCGCAGGTTACCCCCTAAAAAGCCAATCTCCCGTCCCCTCCCATCCCCATTTCCGGGGAACAGAAGGCTGGGGAAACTCCGATATAGACGAAATTGTAGAAACCCTAGAATGGATTTACCAAAACCGCACGCAAGCCAAAAAACAGGGGAAACAATTCGCCAAAATCATGCAATCTTTAACCTGGAAAAACCAAATTCAGAAACTCTTGTAG
- a CDS encoding nucleotidyltransferase family protein yields the protein MDTDVKSNVSLSNGLIETIYKRLQVTPEQIMAFCQKWKIIELAVFGSVLRDDFRVAGDDPSDIDLLYVFDSGVTYGFEFFDIKEELEHLCDRKVDLVSKQGIANSRNWLRRKSILESAQVIYGISFPAP from the coding sequence ATGGACACTGATGTAAAGTCAAATGTTAGTCTGTCTAACGGTCTCATTGAGACAATTTACAAACGTTTGCAGGTTACACCCGAACAAATTATGGCGTTTTGTCAGAAGTGGAAGATTATAGAACTCGCAGTATTTGGCTCGGTACTGCGCGATGACTTTCGGGTTGCAGGAGACGATCCCAGTGATATCGATCTACTCTATGTTTTTGATTCTGGGGTAACCTATGGATTTGAGTTTTTCGATATTAAGGAAGAGCTAGAACATTTATGCGATCGAAAGGTTGATTTAGTCAGTAAGCAGGGAATTGCCAATAGTCGGAACTGGTTAAGACGTAAATCTATTTTAGAATCAGCACAGGTGATTTATGGCATCAGTTTTCCTGCTCCGTAG